The DNA window GATGGTGCCGGCGTCGAGAAGTGCCTTGGCGTCCGCGATCTGCTCCGGACCGGACTTGCCGGCGACCTGACGGATGTAGGCGTCCTGCGCGTCCTGCATCTGTTGCGCGGCGCGGACCGAGCGCTTCGCCATGTCGTCACCCTTGACGATGAGGTAGATCAGCGCCGTGATGAACGGGAAGATGATGAGGAAGACCACCCAGATCGCCTTGGCCCAGCCGGAACTCTTGTGGTCACGGAAGAGGTCCGTGATGATCGAGAACAGCAGCATCAGGTACGCGATGAACGCGAAGCTGACGAGAATCACCCAGAGAAAATCCCAGAAAGAGTCCATCGGTAGCGCTCCGTTCCTCGTGGTTCTGCGGGAGTGGACCCGACTGTGACACAGCGGACGGGCCCGTCAGGTCATACGGGACGGGTGAATTCCACGCCCCGCCGGAGGGCCCGGACCGACGTCGGAGCCGACCGGTAGGTTTGCCGGTGGTGGTGACCGAGAAGGGGGAGAACGGTGACCGAACATGCGCGATCATCAGGGGTGTCGTGGCCGGCGATGGCCGATTGGCTGGTCGAGTCCCTGAGCGACAAGCCCGTGGCCTTCATGCTGGAGATGGGACCCAACGGGTACCGCACCCGTGACGATTTCGACGAAGTGGTGTGCGCCCAGATCGTGGTGCTCGAGGACGACGTCGTGATGCTCCGGCGGTCACGGACCTTTCTCGACCAGTTGGCGCTGCGCAGCTTCTCCCCGGAGGGACTGGTCCTGGACCGCTGGTTCTTCGACGACCACTTCGCGGACTGCACCGACGGCTATCTGTTCACCCGCGATGTCCGGTTGATCGCCGACGCGTGCGTCGCGTGGTTCCGCGACGAGTGGGGCACCGAGTCCACCGACGACCTCGGATGCGACTACCGCTTCCCGGACGAACTGCCGCGGGACGTGCACGTGGACGACTGAGCCCCGCCGTCGTGTTCGTCCCGGTCGACCGGGATGTACCGAACGTTCACCCGAAGAGTCCATATCTGTTCTTTCCCGAGCCCCGGAGAGAACGAAATCAGCGCAGGCCATGAACATCTGCATGACCCGCCCGGTACGCGCACCGTGCCGAGATCACGCCCTACGTAAACCGCAGAGGTTCGGAATCGGGGGCGGGCCCACACCCACCGAACGCTTACGAATGCGGCGGCAAGCTCTACAGCTGTGGCCTTCAGTGTCAGATGGCGCCCTTCTGATAGTTGAGTGTGGCAGGCGTTCGGGAAACGGTTCCGGGAACGCATAGCATCGGACCGGGCTCGTCGGCCGAGTCAACGATCAGGGGGCATTGTGCGGTGGTTGTTGTCGGTACTCGCGGTCATGGGGCTAGCGGGGGCGGTGCAGATCTTGACGCCCACAACCGCATTCGCCTGTTCCTGCGCGTACCCACCTGACGGGTCCCAGATCGTCGAACAGATCTCGCATGCTGCTTCCATCTTCACGGGGACTGCGACGGCTGAGCGCGTCGCAGGCCAGACGGCATTTTATGAGTTCGACGTCCGAGAAGTGTTCGACGGCGACATCGGAACCACGACAACGGTCTCCTCGAGCGTGCATGACGCCGCGTGCGGGCGAGGCTTCGAGATCGGCTCAGAGTATCTGGTCTTTACCTCCACATACGACACCCAGGGTGCACCATGGTCGGTGAACAGTTGCTCGGCGACAACGGAATCGTCCAACGACCGGACGCGCGAAGCAGCAGTGACCGTCTACGGCGCGCCACACGCGCCCGACCCACACCGCGACAGTGTCGGTATCGACGACGTCGGTACCGCACGGTGGTGGATGCTTGCCGCGACAGGCGGCGCGGTCTGGCTCATCGCCCTAGCGGTCCGACGACGCAGGTCGAACAAACCGTGACGCCAGGGCATCCCCTATGTCTGTGATCTTCAGCTGTAAGTGGCGTGGTTCTGACAGCTGAAACTGAGGGACTGCAGGTACTGGACTTCTGTCGCGGCACAGCGCAGTCGGCGACACTGTCAACCACGCCACGACACACAGCGCAGCCCGCGGCGCTACCTGCGCCGGTGAGGATCCATCGCATAGATCGACACTATGTCGGAGCGCATGAAGCTCTGTCTCTCGTCACTCATTGATCGCCGCTTCCTTTGCTCTTCTGTGGTCCGAGGTACTGAGAGGGTGGTGCGCCCGACGCCGAGGGTCTCGGCGATCTCGGTCTGGGACATGCCACCCTCACGCATCTTTCGGGCCTGCTCGATTCGGGGTCGGTCATCTTCCGGGGGCGGCCGCCGACCTTGCCCCGGGCGCGGGCTGCAGCGAGCCCGGCCGCCGTCCGCTCCCGGATCAGGTCGCGCTCGAAGCTCGCGAGCGCGCCGAAGATGTTGAAGATGAGCTTGCCGCCGGCAGTGGTGGTGTCGATCGACTCGGTCAGCGATCGGAAGCCGACACCCCTTCTCCTCGAGGCCGGTGATCGTCTGCAGCAAGTGCGGCAGATTCCGCCCCAGTCGGTCGAGCCGCCACACGCAACCGTCTCGCCGGCCCGCAGATGCAAAACAAGCTGTCGAGTTCCGGTCGACTCGTCGTCGCACCGCTCGCGACGTCGGTCCAGATCCGCGAAGCACCCGCATCTCGACGTTCCTGGCCGGTGTGTTCCTTGACTTCCTGCCATAGCCCATACTCTGCCCCTGGTTCCACGGTCGTTTCCGACCGTGGAACCTCCGAACCTCCGCGACCCGGGCCGTAGACGCGGGGTCAGGCAATTGCGCCACTACGTAGCGGGTTGTCCGCATGACCAACGAACTTCGACAACCACGGGAAGCGGCAGGAAGCGCCCGATGATCACCCTGTGTTGCTGTCGTCAGGCGAGGGTGGCCGTCGAGCGTCCATCGATGGCCGATTGCACCAGGTTGCTCTTCGGCAGCGTCGAACCCGCCGTCAGCGCTTCGATCCACTGCGCGGTCGTCGACACCGCAGCGAAGTTCGACTGCAGCAGCACCATCAGTGCCGTGTGCAAGGACTCCGCGGAGATCGTGCCGGCCTCATTGGCCAGATCGATGGCACCCGTGGCGTCGGACAGGATTTCGGTGGCGAACCCAAGCCCCTCGGCCTCCACTGCCGTGGCGAGGTCGCAATTGTTGGTCATGTATCCGACGATCGTGATGGTGTCGACGTCGTGCCTGTGGAGCCATCGCGCCACATCTGTTCCGGCGAACACACTCCCGTACTGCTTGTGCACCCGCTTAGTGGCCGGATCGATGCATCGTTCGATCTCCGGATGCAGCGACCATCCCACGGTGCCCTCGACGAACACGGGCGCGCCCTGCGGCATCTGATGCTGGACCACGAGAACCGGGATGCCACGCGCGGTGGCCGTGTCCACCGCGTTGACGATGTTGGCTAGGGACTCCGCGCGCGGGGGAAACTGGATCTCGAGTGGTCCCTCGAAGTATTCCTGCTGGACATCGACGACGACAAGGGCGCGGTGGGGTGTAGTCACAACTTCTCTCCTTCAACGATGGGGGCGCCGCGTCACCGTGCGGACGCGGCTGGGTACCAGTGTTCGGCACATCGATTCCCTCCACGAGTGGCATGAATGCATACTTTCGATGAAAACAGGCCAACCTCGGAGGCATCATGCGGATCGCGGTCTACGCGTTCGACGACATCACCATGTTTCACCTGGCGGCACCGTTGATGGTGTTCGGCGAGGTGGGCCGCCTTGGCCTCGCCCCCGACTGGCAGACACGGCTGTGGTCCGATCGAGAAGGCGCCATTCGCACGATCGAGGGATACTCGATCGGCGAGGTTGCAGGGCCGGCGACCCTCGAGTGGGCCGACATCATCGTCTTCCCTTCCTGGCCGCAGTCCCTCAACCCGGTCGACGACATGTTGAAGAACATGATTACGGCCGCGCATGCCCGCGGGGCCGTCATTGCCGGGCTCTGCCTTGGTG is part of the Rhodococcus sp. SGAir0479 genome and encodes:
- a CDS encoding SHOCT domain-containing protein, which gives rise to MDSFWDFLWVILVSFAFIAYLMLLFSIITDLFRDHKSSGWAKAIWVVFLIIFPFITALIYLIVKGDDMAKRSVRAAQQMQDAQDAYIRQVAGKSGPEQIADAKALLDAGTITPQEFEALKSKALAG
- a CDS encoding WhiB family transcriptional regulator; its protein translation is MSVLSRAPERTKSAQAMNICMTRPVRAPCRDHALRKPQRFGIGGGPTPTERLRMRRQALQLWPSVSDGALLIVECGRRSGNGSGNA
- a CDS encoding isochorismatase family protein yields the protein MTTPHRALVVVDVQQEYFEGPLEIQFPPRAESLANIVNAVDTATARGIPVLVVQHQMPQGAPVFVEGTVGWSLHPEIERCIDPATKRVHKQYGSVFAGTDVARWLHRHDVDTITIVGYMTNNCDLATAVEAEGLGFATEILSDATGAIDLANEAGTISAESLHTALMVLLQSNFAAVSTTAQWIEALTAGSTLPKSNLVQSAIDGRSTATLA